A portion of the Deltaproteobacteria bacterium genome contains these proteins:
- a CDS encoding response regulator, translating to MAKKILIVDDCATTRKLLSYIVRGRGYSIVTAENGIDALEKMAADSVDLILTDLNMPQMDGLELSRNLRCDEAYREIPIIMITTESGESDRAVAREAGVTSYLVKPISPQRLLYEIEKVI from the coding sequence ATGGCTAAAAAGATCCTCATAGTGGATGATTGTGCGACGACGAGGAAACTTCTTTCATATATCGTGCGCGGCAGGGGGTATTCCATAGTGACGGCCGAGAACGGCATAGACGCCCTCGAAAAGATGGCGGCCGACAGCGTGGACCTCATCCTCACCGACCTGAACATGCCCCAGATGGACGGGCTGGAGCTGTCGAGAAACCTCAGGTGCGACGAGGCATACAGGGAGATCCCGATCATAATGATAACCACCGAGAGCGGAGAGTCGGACAGGGCCGTGGCCAGGGAAGCCGGCGTCACGTCGTACCTGGTCAAGCCCATCTCGCCGCAGAGACTTCTTTACGAGATAGAGAAGGTGATATGA
- the cheY gene encoding chemotaxis protein CheY, which produces MRILVVDDFSTMRRIIKNLLKELGFTNVDEADDGTTALSKLKGGGFQFVVTDWNMPNMSGIELLRAIRADEELKHIPVLMVTAEAQKDNIVEAVKAGVSNYIVKPFTATALKERIDIILEKEGK; this is translated from the coding sequence ATGAGGATACTTGTGGTGGACGACTTCTCGACCATGAGAAGGATTATCAAGAACCTTCTCAAGGAACTCGGCTTTACTAACGTCGACGAGGCCGACGACGGCACTACGGCGCTCTCGAAGCTCAAGGGCGGGGGCTTCCAGTTCGTCGTCACCGACTGGAACATGCCCAACATGAGCGGCATAGAGCTGCTGCGCGCCATACGGGCCGACGAAGAGCTCAAGCACATCCCGGTCCTGATGGTGACGGCCGAGGCCCAGAAGGACAATATCGTCGAGGCGGTGAAGGCCGGCGTGAGCAACTATATCGTCAAGCCCTTCACGGCCACGGCCCTGAAGGAGAGGATCGACATCATACTCGAGAAAGAGGGCAAGTAG